One genomic segment of Bacillus sp. SM2101 includes these proteins:
- the recR gene encoding recombination mediator RecR produces the protein MHYPEPISKLIDSFMKLPGIGPKTAVRLAFFVLNMKEDVVLDFAKALVNAKRNLTYCSKCGHITDQDPCYICEDERRDRSVICVLQDPKDVIAMEKMKEYNGLYHVLHGAISPMDGIGPEDIKIPELLKRLQDDEIQEIILATNPNIEGEATAMYISRLLKPANIKMTRIAHGLPVGGDLEYADEVTLSKALEGRREL, from the coding sequence ATGCATTATCCTGAACCAATATCAAAACTAATCGATAGTTTTATGAAGCTGCCAGGGATAGGTCCAAAAACGGCCGTTCGTCTGGCTTTTTTTGTGTTAAATATGAAAGAAGATGTTGTCCTTGACTTTGCTAAAGCTTTAGTCAACGCCAAAAGAAATTTAACGTATTGCTCTAAATGTGGCCATATTACTGACCAAGATCCATGTTATATATGTGAAGATGAGCGCCGCGATCGGAGTGTTATTTGTGTACTTCAGGACCCAAAAGATGTAATTGCAATGGAAAAAATGAAAGAATACAATGGATTGTATCATGTTTTACATGGTGCTATATCGCCAATGGACGGTATTGGACCTGAAGATATAAAGATTCCTGAGCTGTTAAAGAGACTACAAGATGATGAGATACAAGAAATAATATTGGCAACTAATCCTAATATAGAAGGTGAAGCTACCGCCATGTATATATCTAGGTTGCTAAAGCCAGCCAATATAAAAATGACTAGAATTGCCCACGGTCTCCCTGTTGGTGGAGATTTAGAATATGCGGATGAAGTAACTCTTTCTAAAGCATTGGAGGGTAGAAGAGAGCTCTAA
- a CDS encoding pro-sigmaK processing inhibitor BofA family protein, producing the protein MEPILVISIFIFIIVLLLLVGAPIKPLRMIGQGFIKLLIGALFLFFLNAFGASLGLHIPINFITSAISGFLGIPGLTALIIIQLFVLPSV; encoded by the coding sequence ATGGAACCTATTCTTGTAATATCAATTTTTATATTTATTATCGTGCTATTATTATTAGTAGGTGCTCCGATAAAACCGTTACGTATGATTGGGCAAGGGTTTATTAAACTATTAATTGGTGCTTTGTTTTTATTTTTCTTAAATGCTTTTGGGGCTAGTTTAGGATTACATATACCGATAAACTTTATTACATCGGCTATATCGGGCTTTTTAGGTATTCCAGGATTAACAGCACTAATTATTATCCAGCTATTTGTATTACCGAGTGTATAA
- a CDS encoding YaaL family protein, which yields MFFLRKGKLRKQYDKSLIKTIEEVKEDWEHHKQIVERSVEPSRELLNDLKIIESTYFFLLREAKNRQVSMAKFT from the coding sequence ATGTTTTTTCTAAGAAAAGGTAAGTTACGTAAGCAATACGATAAATCCCTTATTAAGACGATTGAAGAAGTGAAAGAAGATTGGGAACATCATAAGCAGATTGTTGAAAGAAGTGTTGAGCCATCAAGAGAGCTTCTTAATGATCTGAAGATTATAGAGTCTACCTATTTTTTCCTTCTACGAGAAGCAAAAAATCGACAAGTATCAATGGCTAAATTCACCTAA